CCCTGCGATCGGCCTCTACGCGGTGGCCGCTTGCATGTTGGTGGGGGCAGCGCTGATCCGGATCATCCCGGCCTCACTGGGCGACCGATAGTCTAGTCTCCCGTCTAAGCTCGCTCAGCTGCATAGCGTCTGAGACCGAGCGGCGAGGGGCGTTGACCGGCTACTACTGACTTCGTGCGTTAGCAGCTGTCGTACGGCCGGATCGCCTCATTTTCCTTACCCCTTACTCTAATGGAAGTCGCACCATGCTCGACGATCATTCCCACAACGAGGCCGTCGCCCTCGACCTGCCTAACAACGATGCCGGCCGCAAGCGGACCTCGATCTACCAGCCCGAGCAGGCCTGCCTGATCTTCCCGGAGATCCCCGAATCCGCCAATCACGCCGAGGAGCGCGCGTACCGCAAGCAGCACCTCGTGGCCGCCTGTCGCGCCTTCGCGATGCACGGCTTCGACTACGGCTTCGCCGGACACCTGACGATCCGCGACCCGGAGCGTCCGGAGCTGTACTGGACCAACCCGATGTGCGTGCACTTCTCGCAAGTGCGAATGTCTAATCTGATCCTGGCCGACCATACGGGCCGGGTGGTCGAGGGACGCCACGCCATCAATCGGGCCGGCTTCGTCCTCCACGCCGCCGTGCACGAGGAGTATCCGGAAGTCATGGCGATGTGCCACGCGCACACGACCTACGGCACCGCGTGGTGCGCCACCGGCCGGCCGCTCGATATGATCAGCCAGGATGCGGCGGCTTTCTATAACAGCCATGCGGTGATTGGCGCCTCGGCGGGCGCCGTGGCGGTGGAGAAGGAGAGCGGCCTCTCGGTGGCCCAGCAGATCGGCCGCAACCGCGGCGTGCTGCACCAGAACCACGGGCTGCTGACCTGCTCGCGCCACAGCATCGACGACGCGGCCTTCTGGTTCATCGCCCTGGAGCGTGCCTGCCAGCAGCAGCTCCTGGTCGAGGCCTCCGGCATCAAGCCGCAGCTCCTCTCTGAGAAAACCGCCCGCTACAGCCGCGAGCACGTCGGAAGCGATTACATCGGCTGGCTGCACTTCCAGACGTTGTACAACCACATCGCCGAGACCCAGCCCGACATGTTCGCATAAGGTTGGAGGGCGGCTTCGTAGCCAGCGTTCGCCGCTGGTCGCAGAGGTCGCCCCCGGAGTTCAATGCGGGGAGTACGGCCTGGCGGCTACGGTGCTGGCGGTGCTCCGCGATAACGCTGCTCCTCACGCGCTACGCCAGGTCGCGCTAGATAGCTGTCCCTGCGGTTCCGGTGCGGGAGGCACCCGGACGGCTTCTGGCTACAAGTTACCGGATTCGATCCATTTGACCGTTTGGAAGCGGAAGTTTCGAGCTTCTGCAAAGAGTCGAGGCTGTGTGAAAACACAGGTACATTCCGGAATTGGCGGATAATATAATATATGCTAGACATTCTAGCCTAATAAACGGTGGCCCGGAAGTATGTAGGGCGCCCGTTCCGATATTTAGCAGAGGTATCGAGAAAAGGTCCTTCTAGCACTTCCGCGTTTTCACACGGCCTCGGTCGTAAGCGGGCGTTACAACAGCGTCCGCTTTTCTGGTTTCCTGTTCAGAAGCGGAAAAGCCGCAACAGGCCGATTTTGTTGAAAAACTCGGAGACAGCGCTTCGAGCGGCATCGAAGGTGGTGCCCGGGAGAAGGTTTGTCTCGTGCGGACTATACATCCCCATTCCAACAGTGTGTTCTGGGCTATCCCATAGTGGAACTTTCTCCGGCCGACGCCCTTCACGACGCTGCTTCGACCCGATCCCGAGTTTTTCAACAAGATCGGCCACTTTCGGTCATTCGGGGTAGATCAGACCTTCGGCAAGCGGACCTTCCGAAAGTCTGAGGATGGTCGGAAGCAGCCCACGAGGCAGGTGCCAAGCGCCAGATCTCGACCGATAGAGTTTCGGCGAGGTGCGATGGGCGGGTGACGAATATTTCGTCACGGTTGGTCGTTGCCGTCGACGATGAATGATGGTGTCGACGTCGACGGACGTGCAACCTCAGGGATCC
This window of the Methylobacterium tardum genome carries:
- a CDS encoding class II aldolase/adducin family protein — protein: MLDDHSHNEAVALDLPNNDAGRKRTSIYQPEQACLIFPEIPESANHAEERAYRKQHLVAACRAFAMHGFDYGFAGHLTIRDPERPELYWTNPMCVHFSQVRMSNLILADHTGRVVEGRHAINRAGFVLHAAVHEEYPEVMAMCHAHTTYGTAWCATGRPLDMISQDAAAFYNSHAVIGASAGAVAVEKESGLSVAQQIGRNRGVLHQNHGLLTCSRHSIDDAAFWFIALERACQQQLLVEASGIKPQLLSEKTARYSREHVGSDYIGWLHFQTLYNHIAETQPDMFA